A window of Anabas testudineus chromosome 7, fAnaTes1.2, whole genome shotgun sequence genomic DNA:
aaacacacacctgccacCACTCTTTCTCCCCGACAGGCAGCTCCACTCCATAGCTGTTCAGAGCCAGGTACAGCGTTGCTATTGCGATGTGTTGTGGTTTGTGATGGATGCACATGGCTCCATGGTAACAGTCTCTAAGCAACGCCCAGGAAGTCTCAGCAATGGGGGTTCGAGACCAAGCATGGCGGTTCACCAGCGACTTCACAGACAAGAGGTAGTGGAGTAAAtactgaagagagagaaattaaatcataaaaagtacattatgtatttaataactgattaaacaaagcattttaattttctcatcaTATTAATCTAATGTGTGTAAGGGTGCCCAGTGAATCTTTCTGATGGACCTTTTTATCATTTGCATTAGACACTTGACCCTTGGATGTCTAAATGCAAGAGTtgagtaataaaataaaaaataatcaagaaTGTTGAGAGAGATCAGATCAGTCAGGGAACATGACAGAGCATTTTCAAcgatcatttaaaaaaacacctctTCAACACCTCAGATCTTACAGccactgtacacacaaacacattgggACAACCATGACAACATCAGACggtaacagagacagacaaggaTGCTCAACACTAAATTGGGGGGacaggaatacacacacacacacacacacgacacacacacacaggcacacagacacacacacacacacacaccttgtgaGGGTGTTCGAAGGAGACGTGGAAGTTGAGCTGTCGGAGGATGAGGAGCTCACACTGCACCACGCTGTCCCTCAGGTCCCAGAACTCCTTGTCACATTCTAGAGGAGCGCTGCCACTGTTGAAATACCTGCGAGGGAGGATTGGAAGGAGAGTGGGAAGGTGGAGGCACAGAGTAATCAAGGTGACCACTTTAAAAAGACACGACATGCCAAACAAAGACTgatgaaccaaaaaaaaaagttttgctCTCTGAATGTCCTGCAGTATTCTGAGCCACTTCAGTTAACTGTTTTCAGGTCACAACTGAACGGTGACCCAACTTACTGACCAATTTCActaattagtattttatttaatttattaagaaatgtgatgtttttgaaaaatgcttttattgCAATTTCTGATTGTATCTATTTTTGTTTACCCCAAACCCAAAAATATTTGAGTTAGAATGATGCAGAGAAAAGTATGAAATACACACTTTAGTAAAGCCAAAGCCAGAGAATATCTTTTGCTTCAgcttgagaaaaaaataaactattatcAAGACTGTAGATTTTAGTTCTGCAGACTAATCATTCCAACTGAAGGAGTGAAGCAAGGTCAAGTTCCTGATAACAATGAGGCATTTCTGCTAATGACAACTGTGTGATGCAGTCAAATTACAGTTAGAGAACGAGTGAACTGAGGGTTTTATTGGTCAAGTGTCTCCAAGTTCATGAAAGCTCAATTTTTAGGGCAACAACTAGAACACAGAACAGTCTGAGCACTTTCTCCATGAAAACCAACCAAACTTTACCTGCTGACAACTGGTTTATAACAAAAAGCCTTAATGCTTCAGAGCAAATAGGTAAGTGAACTTTGAGCAGAGATTGTTTCCTCATTTGATCAAGTAGTCTCTTTGTTCAAAGACAGCTTCCAGATTTGTTGAAATCAAAAATACTGTAGAACTACAACtgaaatatgcttttttttttgcttgtatAAATACCGGTAatgtataatgtttttgtttttttttaaacaaaactgcGAAACATGAGGTTGTAGATATgtgcttttgttgcttttctgaGTCTTTGATAGTAAATGcaatatatttatgttatggACAAAAGTAGCAATTCAAAGATGTCAGGTAATAGTGATGGAGATctttcagtttgacattttactgCCCGACCTGATCCAGCTATCCTTGATAGAATAACTGAGAGAATCATAACCAATTATGAGAATATTTGTTGTTTCCAGTcctaaatgaaacatttctcacaaataaaataaaaaaaatatgaatcttTTAAAAATCTGATATTACTCTGATGCAGAATATAACATATTTATTGCTACATATAAAATTGAATTATATGGTTTTCACAAACACtacaaggtttttatggtttttccctataaagacatgaaagatcagattaaTATTCTTGACctagatgaagattagatcttgttttatgacaaattaatgtatggtattaatatattaatgttaatgttagaCAATTCTATAGGAATTGCATTAAGAAAAGGTAAtgacacacaacaaaataataatgtggTTAGAAATGTAGTCACTGGTTCAGAGACTTGGGACAAAAACCTTTTCTCTTCAATGTGGCCACACAGCAATGTGTGCTGCAGGTAGTACCCACACTTGACAGACATATTACCTGTGGCTTACGTTGATGATGTCCCGGGTCCTGAGGTGCTGCTCTTCTACTTTGCCAGCCAGG
This region includes:
- the ccnq gene encoding cyclin-Q, which translates into the protein MFGSPSGGPWDMEGPSSLLSATQTGPLWLANKRESSRDAESDSARDTKTHFRVCRFIMETGVKLGMRSVPVATACVLYHRFFEHGSMRVYEPYLVAMSCVYLAGKVEEQHLRTRDIINVSHRYFNSGSAPLECDKEFWDLRDSVVQCELLILRQLNFHVSFEHPHKYLLHYLLSVKSLVNRHAWSRTPIAETSWALLRDCYHGAMCIHHKPQHIAIATLYLALNSYGVELPVGEKEWWQVLCEYVTKADIDAVISDLLQLYDMEAKCI